A region of Micromonas commoda chromosome 4, complete sequence DNA encodes the following proteins:
- a CDS encoding predicted protein, with amino-acid sequence MVLGSRYRVKDAALLHLLPWVLVVAMIFGPSGLVRLFSLLCTFGFIPAFASSGYADDILGHYFDVAPGSDPGTWVHGMLNPRRNRAFRSDPPIDFKFTLDDDGAGVFELINHRDGEGRLFGAIRTKAPVGAAGTSYSLRTSLSRISTGATVSSLDFIVEVKDTPMIEVIRTRALEWAFTEDKLWGRNEPSESALETQVSYVENNGGELRNNDLYAWSKYQKRTKSTLADKWIQAVEDLGALGWAYLDRPKAWKWEQSAEVGQNAMNPLDSQLKTRVGAAIKTAIVALAEAIPVDATDVFDSGDLSSLSHNGKDYHGEGFAGRPTMNTLSYNQVTHQWEFTDAVGLAVMAVGQDLHAAALNGNANAVAAMDAIVRLGTPNFALTENRRWIDNPKTPGRARWGDLLSNHAQGVWMDANLAHRLRAWIAFAIAANDYNRPATYVDYWHDDFDFSAIRYEGSDASSPPTSIPDGFRLIPGFKNEGVFGDVTALLGGGYVRPRRRGLSGYLPDGIISHHTDYCQDAAMFAYGFEWLLEPLKVARIFKGTPFALASAALAVPARWLVYSYSRIVFKGGIDIALIGREYHAETCWTFWNKRAIPAAKYLVQDHASALDSDVLTTLQTWISGDTINGPPQETSLGNTAFFNSDVMVHRASDAGTGDEWYISVRFKTSRTQGNEDFESTGKSWHMGSGMLQVKVFGDEYDLVRARMDWHVMPGVTEEWRTDSISKSSEGRCGGSTYGGSVSDGEVGAAAMHYTPHAADDDDYSVTSADKAWFFGSFGAVALGRGINRAKTGQGNEIVTTLEQARWRGPVTIQVGSSGSSLTLPHDLNSGCSEDRTIPAGETAFLHQGGVGYVIVAPASSSVTLSIRCGNNVIATDSSMAGKSSWGDRTDPENRDRWDPDAGDWYKSDRPFLAVLKHGTAPADAAYQYAVLPAMKILDAAAKARAFAFFGSEVQVIQNDASAQAVVFPPTGDFRTFQCAFLSANEDVVAPLSSSLTFTVSVDRPAIVQVRTLSDGRFGLAVVDGIADKTARVLKVHLGQGELLEPGSYPYALPGVEPKTAVDAVDVSQSGGRTLISFGLPDATDDAVYGYQGELYVGAPVSVKVPKLGGPCDASASPTNGGVGDCTNSLASGSTCQPTCNSGYTVSGTSSCSAGTLTAATCSANSCTASSVLSKDGSDGVFYCINGGTVGGTTGSCTCTSCNEGYGGASCETAGACSTSTDPSKDGADGSFYCINGGTVGGTAGSGSCTCTSCNLGYEGSSCQTASACAASAVSTKDGSDGTFYCINGGTIGGTTGACTCTGCDAGYGGASCQTIGACTASTVASKDGSDGEFYCINGGTVGGTTGACTCTGCDTGYSGTSCETEAAAAAAEAIATPPPAPGSTPPAGSTPPANSAATPAGEAMTNTTNGACGADGRCVCTCIRKKCEAPAGAISGAVLGTFFGAALSAAILVYVYRHGKDVGKRRLTKYLSGPGGGGGPFGSPSYRSGLAPDRVPEYLENVSVRGPMQIYEVETPQKSGKQENGQRRKDDFGGNLPPL; translated from the exons ATGGTCCTCGGTTCGCGCTACCGAGTCAAAGATGCTGCCCTCCTTCATCTCTTACCGTGGGTCCTCGTCGTGGCGATGATTTTCGGCCCGAGCGG CCTCGTACGCCTCTTTTCGTTACTCTGCACCTTCGGTTTCATCCCGGCCTTTGCGTCGTCGGGATACGCTGACGACATCCTGGGCCACTATTTTGACGTGGCACCTGGCTCAGACCCGGGGACTTGGGTCCATGGAATGCTCAACCCAAGGCGCAACCGCGCATTCCGCTCAGACCCGCCGATAGATTTCAAATTCACactcgacgatgacggcgcAGGGGTCTTTGAGTTGATCAATCACAGAGATGGCGAGGGGAGGCTGTTTGGTGCGATTCGGACCAAAGCTCCTGTCGGCGCTGCGGGCACGTCGTACAGTTTGCGGACATCCCTGAGCCGGATTTCCACAGGCGCCACAGTCAGTTCCCTCGACTTCATCGTTGAGGTCAAAGACACACCCATGATCGAGGTGATCAGGACTCGAGCGCTCGAGTGGGCGTTCACGGAGGATAAACTGTGGGGACGAAACGAGCCCTCCGAGTCTGCTTTGGAAACGCAGGTGAGCTATGTAGAAAACAACGGCGGCGAACTGAGAAATAATGACCTATACGCCTGGTCCAAGTATCAGAAGAGAACAAAGAGTACCCTGGCCGACAAATGGATACAAGCGGTGGAGGATTTGGGGGCGCTCGGATGGGCGTATCTGGATCGACCGAAAGCCTGGAAGTGGGAGCAGAGCGCCGAAGTGGGACAGAATGCAATGAACCCACTGGACTCGCAGTTGAAGACAAGGGTTGGTGCAGCGATCAAAACGGCGATCGTCGctctcgcggaggcgatccCCGTCGATGCCACGGACGTCTTCGACTCAGGCGACCTATCGTCGCTGTCGCATAACGGAAAGGACTATCATGGCGAGGGATTCGCTGGTAGGCCAACCATGAACACCTTGTCATACAATCAGGTGACACATCAGTGGGAGTTTACTGATGCGGTAGGGCTAGCCGTTATGGCGGTTGGACAGGACCTTCACGCTGCCGCACTGAACGGGAACGCCAACGCTGTGGCTGCCATGGATGCAATTGTCCGCCTCGGTACGCCGAACTTTGCTCTCACCGAGAACCGCCGATGGATCGACAATCCGAagacgccggggcgggcaAGGTGGGGCGACCTGCTGAGCAATCATGCGCAAGGTGTGTGGATGGATGCAAATTTGGCGCATAGGCTCAGGGCTTGGATCGCCTTTGCGATTGCGGCAAACGACTACAACCGTCCGGCAACATACGTGGATTATTGGCACGACGACTTCGACTTCAGCGCGATTCGATACGAAGGATCGGatgcatcctcgccgccgacctcgatTCCCGATGGATTTAGGCTTATACCAGGATTTAAAAACGAAGGGGTGttcggcgacgtcaccgccctTCTTGGAGGCGGATATgtgcgccctcgccggagaGGTCTGAGTGGTTATTTGCCTGATGGCATCATCTCGCATCACACCGATTACTGCCAAGACGCCGCTATGTTTGCATACGGTTTCGAGTGGCTTCTGGAACCACTTAAGGTGGCCCGGATTTTCAAGGGCACACCGTTCGCGCTGGCCTctgcggcgctcgccgttcCCGCTCGGTGGCTGGTGTACTCGTACTCAAGGATCGTCTTCAAGGGCGGGATTGACATCGCGCTGATTGGTCGCGAGTATCATGCCGAGACGTGCTGGACATTCTGGAACAAGCGAGCCATTCCAGCGGCAAAATACCTCGTTCAGGACCATGCCTCTGCTCTTGACAGCGACGTTCTGACCACGCTTCAGACGTGGATCAGCGGCGATACCATCAACGGACCTCCGCAGGAAACGAGCCTCGGGAACACGGCGTTTTTCAACTCTGACGTTATGGTGCACAGAGCATCAGATGCAGGCACCGGCGACGAATGGTACATCTCGGTCCGATTCaagacgtcgaggacgcaaGGTAACGAAGATTTCGAAAGCACGGGAAAGTCGTGGCACATGGGCAGTGGCATGTTGCAGGTCAAGGTGTTCGGAGATGAGTACGATCTTGTCAGGGCTCGAATGGATTGGCATGTGATGCCCGGGGTCACGGAGGAGTGGAGGACAGACAGTATATCCAAGTCATCCGAGGGTCGATGCGGCGGGTCAACTTATGGCGGGTCCGTGTCAGACGGTGAAGTCGGTGCTGCTGCCATGCATTACACTcctcacgccgccgacgacgacgattacTCGGTTACATCTGCTGATAAGGCTTGGTTTTTTGGATCTTTTGGTGCAGTGGCTCTTGGTCGCGGCATCAACCGTGCCAAAACGGGACAAGGCAACGAGATTGTAACGACCCTCGAGCAAGCGAGATGGCGCGGTCCGGTGACCATCCAGGTAGGCTCCTCAGGGTCAAGCTTAACCCTGCCACACGATCTAAACAGTGGGTGCTCGGAGGATCGAACAATTCCTGCAGGTGAGACGGCATTTTTGCATCAAGGCGGCGTGGGGTACGTGATTGTTGCTCCTGCTTCATCGAGTGTCACGCTCTCAATCCGATGTGGCAACAATGTCATCGCAACAGATTCGTCCATGGCAGGAAAGTCCAGCTGGGGCGATCGCACTGACCCAGAGAATAGAGATAGGTGGGACCCTGATGCGGGTGATTGGTACAAGAGTGACAGACCGTTCTTGGCGGTGTTGAAACACGGCACGGCTCCTGCAGACGCAGCTTATCAATATGCCGTGTTGCCCGCGATGAAGATTCTCGATGCCGCAGCGAAGGCTCGCGCCTTCGCATTCTTTGGCTCTGAAGTACAAGTGATACAGAACGACGCAAGCGCTCAAGCTGTAGTTTTCCCGCCCACGGGAGACTTCAGGACGTTCCAGTGCGCGTTCCTCAGCGCAAATGAGGATGTTGTCGCGCCGCTGTCGTCATCCTTGACCTTTACTGTGAGCGTCGATCGTCCTGCGATCGTTCAGGTGAGAACATTATCCGATGGGAGATTCGGCCTTGCCGTAGTAGACGGTATCGCGGATAAGACGGCTCGAGTGTTAAAAGTTCACCTCGGACAGGGCGAACTTTTGGAACCAGGATCCTACCCTTACGCGCTGCCGGGTGTTGAACCAAAAACTGCAgtggacgccgtggacgtctcTCAATCGGGAGGCCGCACCCTAATATCCTTCGGTCTTCCGGATGCCACAGATGACGCGGTGTATGGATATCAGGGTGAACTTTACGTCGGAGCGCCTGTGTCTGTCAAGGTACCAAAACTTGGAGGACCATGCGACGCGTCTGCATCCCCCACAAACGGAGGTGTGGGCGACTGCACTAACTCCTTGGCGAGCGGCTCGACGTGCCAGCCGACGTGCAACTCGGGGTACACCGTATCAGGGACATCATCGTGCAGTGCTGGGAccctgaccgccgcgacgtgctccGCAAACTCGTGCACTGCCTCTTCTGTCTTGAGCAAGGACGGGTCTGACGGAGTGTTTTACTGCATCAATGGCGGCACTGTTGGCGGAACCACAGGGTCATGCACCTGCACTTCATGTAATGAAGGATACGGAGGTGCGAGCTGCGAGACTGCCGGCGCTTGCTCTACCTCTACGGACCCAAGCAAAGATGGAGCCGATGGAAGCTTCTATTGCATCAACGGCGGCACCGTGGGCGGAACTGCTGGATCTGGATCGTGCACGTGCACGTCATGCAACTTGGGATACGAAGGCTCGAGCTGCCAGACCGCCAGTGCGTGCGCAGCCTCTGCAGTCTCGACGAAGGACGGGAGCGACGGCACCTTCTACTGCATCAACGGCGGGACTATCGGCGGCACCACCGGGGCGTGCACTTGCACAGGATGCGACGCAGGatacggcggcgcgagctgcCAAACCATTGGAGCATGCACGGCCTCAACAGTAGCAAGCAAGGATGGGTCCGACGGAGAGTTCTACTGCATCAACGGCGGAACCGTCGGCGGCACCACCGGGGCGTGCACGTGCACAGGGTGCGATACGGGATACAGCGGAACGAGCTGTGAGACTGAagctgctgctgcggcggccgaggcgatcgcaacaccgccgcctgctcccGGGTCCACGCCTCCTGCCGGGTCCACGCCTCCTGCCAACTCCGCTGCGACGCCCGCAGGTGAAGCGATGACAAACACGACCAACGGGGCATGCGGCGCAGATGGAAGGTGCGTCTGCACTTGCATCCGCAAAAAATGCGAGGCTCCCGCTGGTGCAATCTCAGGGGCGGTGCTCGGAACGTTCTTCGGAGCcgcgctcagcgccgcgataCTCGTTTACGTCTACAGACACGGCAAGGACGTCGGTAAACGGAGGTTGACCAAATATTTGAGCGGCCcaggtggcggaggaggtccTTTTGGATCTCCGTCATACAGGTCCGGTCTTGCTCCCGACCGCGTCCCTGAATATCTTGAGAACGTATCCGTAAGGGGGCCGATGCAGATTTATGAGGTTGAAACTCCGCAGAAGTCGGGAAAGCAAGAGAACGGCCAGCGCAGGAAGGATGACTTCGGAGGAAATCTGCCTCCCCTGTGA